One segment of Danio aesculapii chromosome 3, fDanAes4.1, whole genome shotgun sequence DNA contains the following:
- the emc10 gene encoding ER membrane protein complex subunit 10 isoform X2 — protein sequence MAPIRVLSLVLPILSTVTLLLTQSGECNNGRRSGDAVDTDFSGFSVPLEHSFEVDDVPRFRLRGALQLRGGRENSVYLSQNQLSEKDRNTLKDVAAVDGLYRIRVPRVSLQVDRQTERQYEGYLTAFVRACALVESHLSDVITLHTDVSGYVIGISIVTIPGSCRGIEVEDEVDLEVFNTTISVMAPVTAPVPETAPYIERMEMEMEKKGKNPQEQKSFFAKYWYLILGGAVFLMATSSAQTPPGGAREQS from the exons ATGGCTCCGATTAGAGTGTTGTCGCTGGTTCTCCCCATCCTGTCAACTGTAACGTTGTTACTGACACAGTCTGGCGAATGCAATAATGGTCGAAGG TCAGGAGACGCGGTGGACACCGATTTCAGCGGATTCTCGGTGCCATTAGAACACTCGTTTGAAGTGG ATGATGTGCCAAGATTTCGACTTCGTGGTGCGCTACAGTTAAGGGGTGGAAGGGAAAACAGTGTGTATCTCTCACAAAACCAGCTGTCAGAGAAAGACAGGAACACACTTAAG GATGTGGCAGCAGTTGACGGTCTGTACAGGATCCGGGTCCCAAGAGTCTCTCTACAGGTGGAtcgacagacagagagacagtaTGAAGGTTACCTTACCGCATTCGTTAGAGCT TGCGCTTTGGTGGAGTCCCACCTCAGTGATGTCATCACCCTTCACACTGATGTCAGCGGATATGTCATTGGCATTTCTATAGTGACGATCCCTGGTTCTTGTCGTGGGATAGAGGTGGAGGATGAGGTTGACCTGGAAGTCTTTAACACAACAATAAGCGTCATGGCACCAGTCACTGCACCTGT ACCTGAAACAGCCCCTTATATTGAAAGGATGGAAATGGAAATGGAAAAGAAAGGCAAAAACCCACAAGAGCAGAAATCCTTTTTTGCCAAATAT TGGTATTTGATTCTGGGAGGTGCAGTGTTCCTCATGGCCACCAGTTCAGCACAGACCCCACCAGGGGGCGCCAGAGAGCAGAGCTGA
- the emc10 gene encoding ER membrane protein complex subunit 10 isoform X1, with product MAPIRVLSLVLPILSTVTLLLTQSGECNNGRRSGDAVDTDFSGFSVPLEHSFEVDDVPRFRLRGALQLRGGRENSVYLSQNQLSEKDRNTLKDVAAVDGLYRIRVPRVSLQVDRQTERQYEGYLTAFVRACALVESHLSDVITLHTDVSGYVIGISIVTIPGSCRGIEVEDEVDLEVFNTTISVMAPVTAPVPETAPYIERMEMEMEKKGKNPQEQKSFFAKYWMYIVPLVLFLMMSGAQDQSGGGAGGGAANGGGR from the exons ATGGCTCCGATTAGAGTGTTGTCGCTGGTTCTCCCCATCCTGTCAACTGTAACGTTGTTACTGACACAGTCTGGCGAATGCAATAATGGTCGAAGG TCAGGAGACGCGGTGGACACCGATTTCAGCGGATTCTCGGTGCCATTAGAACACTCGTTTGAAGTGG ATGATGTGCCAAGATTTCGACTTCGTGGTGCGCTACAGTTAAGGGGTGGAAGGGAAAACAGTGTGTATCTCTCACAAAACCAGCTGTCAGAGAAAGACAGGAACACACTTAAG GATGTGGCAGCAGTTGACGGTCTGTACAGGATCCGGGTCCCAAGAGTCTCTCTACAGGTGGAtcgacagacagagagacagtaTGAAGGTTACCTTACCGCATTCGTTAGAGCT TGCGCTTTGGTGGAGTCCCACCTCAGTGATGTCATCACCCTTCACACTGATGTCAGCGGATATGTCATTGGCATTTCTATAGTGACGATCCCTGGTTCTTGTCGTGGGATAGAGGTGGAGGATGAGGTTGACCTGGAAGTCTTTAACACAACAATAAGCGTCATGGCACCAGTCACTGCACCTGT ACCTGAAACAGCCCCTTATATTGAAAGGATGGAAATGGAAATGGAAAAGAAAGGCAAAAACCCACAAGAGCAGAAATCCTTTTTTGCCAAATAT tggatgTATATTGTCCCGCTTGTTCTATTCCTGATGATGTCAGGAGCTCAGGATCAGTCCGGAGGCGGAGCTGGAGGAGGGGCGGCCAATGGAGGAGGACGATGA